Proteins encoded in a region of the Caldisericia bacterium genome:
- a CDS encoding nitroreductase family protein encodes MILKEILERYSVRKYQSKDVPQELILECLEAARLAPSANNKQPWKFIVVRDPEKRRKIGEPTTWAKFIKDAPVLIVGCVTEPSFKMGGWYDSSILDIGIAMEHIALQATHLGLGTCWIGDFDEKLVKEVLEIPDNIRVAALMTLGYPLQDKIPEKRRKKLEDIISFEKY; translated from the coding sequence ATGATTTTAAAAGAGATTTTAGAAAGGTATAGTGTGAGAAAATATCAAAGTAAAGATGTTCCACAAGAATTAATACTTGAATGTCTTGAAGCAGCTCGTTTAGCTCCATCAGCTAATAACAAACAGCCATGGAAATTTATTGTTGTAAGAGATCCTGAAAAAAGAAGAAAAATTGGAGAGCCGACAACATGGGCTAAATTTATAAAAGATGCACCAGTTTTAATTGTTGGTTGTGTCACTGAACCAAGTTTTAAAATGGGAGGGTGGTATGACAGTTCAATTTTAGATATTGGAATTGCAATGGAACACATTGCTCTTCAAGCAACACATCTTGGTCTTGGAACCTGTTGGATTGGTGATTTTGATGAGAAATTAGTAAAAGAAGTGCTCGAAATACCTGATAATATAAGAGTTGCAGCACTAATGACACTTGGATATCCTCTTCAAGATAAAATTCCTGAAAAGAGAAGAAAAAAACTTGAAGATATAATTTCTTTTGAAAAATATTAA
- the tmk gene encoding dTMP kinase, whose translation MRNYLSKIGGFFITFEGIDGCGKSTQARLLVENLNSLGIEVYWTKEPGGTEIGKMVREILLKFNGEIDTLTEFLLFASDRSAHVKEIIKELSKGKVVISERFKDSSIAYQGYGGGLSINFIERIHREITILEPDLTILLDVSPTTSIKRVRDPDRIEKKGIDYLDRVRNGYLILSKIYKNRYVIFDGEKDKISLSNEIFEIVKDRITQYSF comes from the coding sequence ATGCGTAATTATCTTTCCAAAATAGGTGGTTTTTTTATAACATTTGAAGGAATTGATGGTTGTGGTAAATCAACACAAGCCCGCCTTCTTGTGGAAAATCTAAACTCTTTAGGAATTGAAGTTTATTGGACAAAAGAACCAGGTGGAACAGAGATTGGTAAAATGGTAAGAGAAATTCTTTTAAAATTTAATGGAGAAATAGATACATTAACAGAATTTCTTCTTTTTGCTTCAGATAGAAGTGCTCATGTAAAAGAAATAATAAAAGAGTTAAGCAAAGGAAAAGTAGTAATTTCTGAGAGATTTAAGGATTCTTCAATTGCATATCAAGGATATGGTGGGGGGCTTTCAATAAATTTTATTGAAAGAATACATAGAGAAATAACAATTCTTGAACCTGATTTAACAATACTACTTGATGTTTCACCTACAACTTCAATAAAAAGAGTTAGAGATCCTGATAGAATAGAAAAAAAGGGAATTGATTATTTAGATAGAGTTAGAAATGGATATCTAATTTTATCAAAGATTTATAAAAATAGATATGTTATATTTGATGGAGAAAAAGATAAAATTAGTCTATCAAATGAAATATTTGAAATTGTAAAAGATAGAATTACTCAATATTCTTTCTGA
- a CDS encoding AAA family ATPase: protein MLKETELYKLKEYEMEAFFSVLPPFVKNELKKLDRWDDLIEVVLDLGRKPEARFIDGKVYLSNEIITREDIEYVKNRIGDFDRDNRAGIERTLHRISCIKNRMGNIVGLTLRVGRAVYGTIDIVRDLFETGKSILLLGRPGVGKTTLLREAARVLSEELGKRVVVVDTSNEIGGDGDIPHPAIGSARRMQVPYGRSQADVMIEAVENHNPEVIIIDEIGRKDEAEACRTIAERGVQLIATAHGNTLDNLLINPVLSDLLGGITTVILGDEEAQRRGTQKTVLERSSPPSFDILIEIRDRDTLSVYYDVAEVVDKYLRGYPLNPEIRRRTVNGKFEIKKESEAEKLPTYTPLRIFTYGVSRDFLEQGLRSVGLDWEFVDSIEDAEVLIIAKTQEKKSGRILNEAKKRGVEVFKVKSNTKSNIRKVCLELRNAFIDKKRDYLKEIEEGVKEVLSTGKPYPLYPAPSHIRKIQHKIIREFGLKSESQGEEPFRCVIIFPK from the coding sequence ATGTTAAAAGAGACAGAACTTTATAAATTAAAAGAATATGAAATGGAGGCATTTTTTTCAGTTTTGCCTCCTTTTGTTAAAAATGAACTTAAAAAACTTGATAGATGGGATGATTTAATTGAAGTTGTTCTTGATCTTGGAAGAAAACCTGAGGCAAGATTTATAGATGGTAAAGTTTATCTTTCAAATGAAATAATTACAAGAGAAGATATTGAATATGTAAAAAATAGAATTGGTGATTTTGATAGAGATAACAGAGCTGGTATTGAGAGAACCCTTCATAGAATTTCATGTATTAAGAATAGAATGGGAAATATTGTTGGATTAACTTTAAGAGTTGGAAGAGCAGTTTATGGAACTATAGATATTGTTAGAGATCTTTTTGAAACAGGAAAAAGCATTCTTCTCCTTGGTAGACCTGGTGTTGGCAAAACAACTCTTTTAAGAGAAGCAGCGAGAGTTTTATCAGAGGAGTTAGGAAAAAGAGTGGTTGTAGTTGATACTTCTAATGAAATAGGAGGAGATGGTGATATCCCTCATCCAGCAATTGGTTCTGCTAGAAGAATGCAAGTTCCATATGGAAGAAGCCAAGCTGATGTTATGATTGAAGCAGTTGAAAATCACAATCCCGAGGTAATTATAATTGACGAAATAGGAAGAAAAGATGAAGCAGAAGCATGTAGAACAATTGCAGAAAGAGGAGTGCAATTAATTGCAACAGCACATGGAAACACACTTGATAATTTATTAATAAATCCTGTTCTCTCTGATTTACTTGGTGGAATAACCACTGTTATTTTAGGAGACGAAGAAGCACAAAGAAGAGGAACTCAAAAAACTGTTTTAGAAAGATCTTCTCCTCCATCATTCGACATTTTGATTGAAATAAGAGATAGAGATACACTTTCAGTCTATTATGATGTTGCTGAAGTTGTTGATAAATATTTAAGAGGATATCCTTTAAACCCTGAAATCAGAAGAAGAACAGTTAATGGAAAATTTGAAATTAAAAAGGAAAGTGAAGCAGAAAAATTACCAACTTATACTCCATTAAGAATATTTACATATGGAGTATCAAGAGATTTCTTAGAACAAGGTTTAAGGTCAGTTGGTCTTGATTGGGAATTTGTTGATTCAATTGAAGATGCTGAAGTTTTAATAATTGCCAAAACTCAAGAGAAAAAAAGTGGAAGAATTTTAAATGAAGCAAAAAAAAGAGGAGTTGAAGTTTTTAAAGTAAAATCAAATACTAAATCGAACATAAGGAAAGTTTGTCTTGAATTAAGAAATGCTTTTATTGATAAAAAAAGAGATTATCTTAAAGAAATTGAAGAAGGTGTAAAAGAAGTTTTATCTACTGGAAAACCATATCCATTATATCCAGCACCAAGCCACATTAGAAAAATTCAACATAAAATAATTAGAGAGTTTGGTTTGAAATCTGAAAGTCAAGGAGAGGAGCCTTTTAGATGCGTAATTATCTTTCCAAAATAG
- a CDS encoding deoxynucleoside kinase has protein sequence MGKFIVAICGNIGVGKSTLAKILAKKWGFVILSEPQDKNPFLKDFYSDPKRWALHSQLFFLVQRLKIFEEIEKREDSIIIDRTIYEDAEIFAKLLLSKEEYNLYKEIYNLVKRNFPNPNLLIYMYAPVDILLKRIEMRGRDYEKNIKRGYLKKLEKAYEDWIKNYNLSPVYRFDTTNIDIYNMFLNLDKYISEIENYFWEAKRYVKRDRTL, from the coding sequence ATGGGAAAATTTATAGTTGCAATATGTGGAAATATAGGGGTGGGAAAATCAACACTTGCAAAGATTTTAGCAAAAAAGTGGGGATTTGTAATACTCTCTGAACCACAAGACAAAAACCCTTTTCTAAAAGATTTTTATTCTGACCCAAAAAGATGGGCGCTTCACTCTCAACTGTTTTTTCTTGTTCAAAGGTTAAAAATTTTTGAAGAGATTGAAAAAAGAGAAGATTCTATTATAATAGATAGAACAATTTATGAAGATGCAGAGATTTTTGCAAAACTTCTTCTTTCAAAGGAGGAATATAATTTGTATAAAGAAATTTATAATCTTGTTAAAAGGAATTTTCCAAATCCAAATTTACTTATATATATGTATGCACCAGTTGATATATTGCTTAAAAGAATAGAGATGAGAGGAAGAGATTATGAAAAAAATATTAAAAGAGGATATCTTAAGAAACTTGAAAAAGCATATGAAGATTGGATAAAAAATTATAACTTATCACCTGTTTATAGATTTGATACAACAAATATAGATATTTATAATATGTTTCTTAATTTAGATAAATATATTTCTGAGATAGAAAACTATTTTTGGGAGGCAAAGCGTTATGTTAAAAGAGACAGAACTTTATAA
- a CDS encoding coenzyme F420-0:L-glutamate ligase, which translates to MKKIISLIYQGYIYSFSRKGKDDILLEKLKRVNRNYFTPKIYEIFGNLLIKNGDFSLGEEILKEGIEKFKKGRGIYRTLSQLYLRKGEIDKAIEVIKKAKENNRETYWYNLVLGDLYYYEKKDLDSALKEYEELLKKENVPLNEDIKSPARYLFKRLSRIYFEKKEYEKAKEFYEKFYNLKPSNFYEKDFLYYGETLYNLGKIDDAIKIWKEGIQRRRGNIIKNGVKIYGIDLGEVEKIEIKDSALRIPIKTSLITERSDIFEEIREKTKGILKDGDIITIASAVAAIADGRVFSVETINPSIFAKVLSSFVSRNKNNPFATTAPLSNPYAMQIAIEEVGLLRILIASFFGFLGKIFKKRGIFYIIAGKIVTQIDDMPASMPPYDYYVISGVHDSKKFLNKVKEITGCEACIVDANDLGIAWVVDSTDGVDKNYVEKVLSDNPQGNEDFQTPIVIIRKNIE; encoded by the coding sequence GTGAAAAAAATAATCTCACTAATTTATCAAGGTTATATTTATTCCTTTTCAAGAAAAGGAAAAGATGATATTTTATTAGAAAAATTAAAAAGGGTAAATAGAAATTACTTTACACCAAAAATTTACGAAATTTTTGGTAATCTTTTAATTAAGAATGGTGATTTTTCTTTAGGAGAAGAAATTTTAAAAGAGGGAATAGAAAAATTTAAAAAGGGGAGAGGAATTTATAGAACTTTATCTCAACTCTATTTAAGAAAAGGTGAGATTGATAAAGCAATAGAGGTAATAAAAAAGGCAAAGGAAAACAATAGAGAAACTTACTGGTATAATCTTGTTCTTGGAGATTTATATTATTATGAGAAGAAAGATTTAGATAGTGCTTTGAAAGAATATGAGGAACTTCTAAAAAAAGAAAATGTACCACTTAACGAAGATATTAAATCTCCCGCAAGATATCTTTTTAAAAGGTTATCTAGAATTTATTTTGAGAAAAAGGAATATGAGAAAGCAAAAGAATTTTATGAGAAATTTTATAATTTAAAGCCATCAAATTTTTATGAAAAAGATTTTTTATATTATGGTGAAACACTCTATAATTTGGGAAAAATTGATGATGCAATAAAAATATGGAAAGAAGGTATTCAAAGAAGAAGAGGAAACATAATTAAAAATGGAGTTAAAATATATGGAATCGATTTAGGAGAGGTAGAAAAAATTGAGATTAAAGATAGTGCTCTAAGAATACCTATTAAAACATCACTTATTACTGAAAGAAGTGATATTTTTGAAGAAATTAGAGAAAAAACAAAAGGAATTTTAAAAGATGGTGACATTATAACAATTGCATCAGCAGTTGCTGCAATTGCTGATGGAAGGGTTTTTTCTGTTGAGACAATTAATCCTTCAATATTTGCGAAAGTTTTATCTTCCTTTGTTTCAAGAAACAAAAATAATCCTTTTGCAACAACAGCTCCTCTTTCAAATCCTTATGCAATGCAAATTGCAATTGAAGAAGTAGGCCTTTTAAGAATTTTAATTGCTTCTTTTTTTGGTTTTTTAGGTAAAATTTTTAAAAAAAGAGGTATATTTTACATTATTGCCGGAAAAATTGTAACTCAAATTGATGATATGCCTGCTTCAATGCCTCCATATGATTATTATGTGATTTCTGGAGTTCATGACTCTAAAAAATTTTTAAATAAAGTTAAAGAAATTACAGGATGCGAAGCTTGTATTGTTGATGCAAATGATCTTGGAATTGCATGGGTTGTTGATTCAACAGATGGAGTTGATAAAAATTATGTTGAGAAAGTTTTATCTGATAATCCTCAAGGAAATGAAGATTTTCAAACACCAATTGTTATAATCAGAAAGAATATTGAGTAA
- a CDS encoding TlpA family protein disulfide reductase yields the protein MKFFSIFILIILIFFISLSSCSKKVDNSNVSTSNLPNDFIVKEKREVAHNFGLSTIDGGYLTLNEFKGKVVLLDFWAEWCGPCKKSTPIIVSLYNKYKDRGFVVIGMNLDDESDFDKVIDYIKKSKIEYPITIKGFNIAQKYGVSGIPKFFLIDKEGKIALTITGLSTTLENDLKNSIEFLLKE from the coding sequence ATGAAATTTTTTTCAATTTTTATATTAATAATATTAATTTTTTTTATTTCTTTATCTTCATGCTCAAAAAAAGTTGATAATTCAAATGTTTCAACTTCAAATCTTCCTAATGATTTTATAGTGAAAGAAAAAAGAGAAGTAGCACATAACTTTGGTTTATCAACTATTGATGGCGGTTATTTAACTTTAAATGAATTTAAAGGTAAAGTAGTTTTGCTTGATTTTTGGGCTGAGTGGTGTGGTCCATGTAAAAAATCAACTCCTATTATTGTTTCTTTATACAATAAATATAAAGATAGAGGTTTTGTTGTAATTGGTATGAATCTTGATGATGAAAGTGATTTTGATAAAGTTATTGATTATATCAAGAAAAGTAAAATTGAATACCCAATAACAATAAAAGGCTTTAATATTGCACAAAAATATGGTGTCAGTGGAATTCCAAAATTTTTTTTAATTGATAAAGAAGGCAAAATAGCACTAACAATAACAGGTCTATCTACAACACTTGAAAATGATTTAAAAAATTCAATAGAATTTTTATTAAAGGAGTGA